The Stratiformator vulcanicus genome has a segment encoding these proteins:
- a CDS encoding type II secretion system F family protein, translated as MPDFSYIARERTGSRVSGVIAAGSKQEALSLLAGRTLFPLKVEPAAEKQSLFPQLKSRVRPSHLATFYAQLADLLKAGVPLLRSLELLQRKSTNAALGKVLKEIHAEVADGTKLSDAMRQHSNVFGDLGVSMVRAGEEGSFLEDVLKRIAAFTEHQQSLKSRVQGALIYPLFLIGMLTAVVIGMLVFFVPKFAPIFERMSAKGELPIPTQILMAFSDTVNSYWPLIVIGIGIAIYFGLRAMRDPRQLERIDGFKLRAYGIGPIVKSLAISRFCRILGTLLNNGVPILRSLQIAKDATGNRVLTKAIGDASESVSAGKSLAGPLGSSGEFPDEVIEMIAVGEEANNLEEVLVGIAETTERNTNRQLDIFVRMLEPLLLTVMAGIVLFVVAALLLPILQSSGAF; from the coding sequence ATGCCTGACTTTTCCTATATCGCAAGAGAACGCACCGGCTCACGCGTCTCCGGCGTGATCGCCGCCGGAAGCAAACAGGAAGCACTCAGCCTGCTTGCCGGGCGCACGCTGTTCCCACTTAAGGTCGAACCGGCGGCGGAAAAGCAGTCGCTATTTCCGCAGTTGAAGTCGAGAGTCCGGCCGAGCCATCTCGCGACGTTTTACGCCCAACTCGCCGACCTCTTAAAAGCAGGCGTGCCGCTGCTGAGGTCCCTCGAATTACTGCAGCGAAAGTCAACCAACGCCGCACTCGGAAAAGTGCTTAAAGAAATCCACGCAGAAGTCGCCGACGGCACGAAACTTTCCGACGCGATGCGGCAGCATTCCAATGTCTTCGGCGACCTCGGGGTCAGCATGGTTCGCGCCGGCGAGGAAGGCAGCTTTCTCGAAGACGTTCTTAAACGAATCGCCGCGTTTACCGAACACCAGCAATCCTTAAAAAGTCGCGTGCAGGGGGCCTTAATTTATCCGCTGTTTCTGATCGGCATGTTGACGGCGGTGGTGATCGGGATGCTCGTCTTCTTCGTGCCGAAGTTCGCACCGATCTTCGAACGCATGAGTGCAAAGGGTGAGCTTCCTATACCCACGCAAATCCTGATGGCGTTCAGCGATACCGTGAACAGTTACTGGCCACTGATTGTCATTGGGATCGGAATCGCGATCTACTTCGGCCTCCGAGCGATGAGAGACCCTCGCCAACTGGAGCGGATCGACGGTTTCAAACTGCGGGCCTACGGCATTGGTCCCATCGTAAAAAGCCTTGCAATCTCCCGGTTCTGCCGCATTCTGGGAACATTGCTTAACAACGGCGTGCCGATCCTGCGTTCGCTGCAGATCGCGAAGGACGCCACCGGCAACCGGGTGCTGACAAAAGCGATCGGCGATGCTTCGGAAAGCGTCTCCGCCGGCAAGTCGCTCGCGGGCCCGCTCGGCTCATCGGGTGAGTTTCCGGACGAAGTCATTGAAATGATTGCCGTCGGCGAAGAGGCGAACAACCTTGAAGAAGTGTTGGTCGGGATCGCCGAAACGACGGAACGTAATACAAATCGCCAACTCGACATCTTCGTACGAATGCTCGAACCATTGTTGCTGACCGTCATGGCGGGCATCGTGCTGTTCGTCGTGGCGGCGCTGCTGTTGCCTATTCTACAAAGCAGCGGAGCCTTCTAA
- a CDS encoding BON domain-containing protein produces MSHFNRLTVGLVFLLCASVACGQSSSLFGSSGPIGQRNAALSGTGTAGGAGAFGTGSAVGQTGTGGAAAAPTVGNVTGFSGGFVGRSDNVGRFVGEQQAGTQQVGRAGGSGGRDLSALGNRGNQRGAGVDRNSGPASGANRSIPLPRPVQRIGFDYPKRTQADVIASADVTIRRFEDSLGEAASIEIAAEAEGRIVLRGTVSSERERLLAETLLRMEPGVGRVVNELRVDP; encoded by the coding sequence ATGAGCCATTTCAATAGACTTACCGTTGGCCTCGTCTTTCTGCTTTGTGCCAGCGTCGCTTGCGGCCAGTCGTCGAGCCTGTTCGGCTCCAGCGGCCCGATCGGACAGCGAAACGCCGCCCTGTCGGGGACTGGTACTGCGGGAGGCGCCGGGGCCTTCGGGACCGGATCGGCTGTCGGGCAGACAGGCACTGGAGGCGCGGCTGCTGCACCGACCGTTGGAAATGTCACCGGATTCTCCGGTGGCTTTGTCGGCCGAAGTGACAATGTCGGTCGGTTCGTCGGCGAGCAACAGGCGGGCACTCAGCAGGTCGGTCGAGCCGGCGGCAGCGGCGGACGCGATCTCTCCGCCCTCGGCAATCGTGGGAATCAGCGAGGGGCGGGTGTCGATCGCAACTCCGGGCCGGCTTCCGGAGCAAATCGCTCGATCCCGCTACCGCGCCCGGTTCAACGGATCGGCTTCGACTACCCAAAGCGGACTCAAGCCGACGTGATTGCCAGTGCCGATGTCACGATCCGCCGATTTGAAGACAGCCTCGGAGAAGCCGCTTCCATTGAAATCGCGGCTGAAGCGGAAGGTCGAATTGTCCTCCGTGGCACGGTGTCGTCAGAACGGGAGCGACTCTTGGCGGAAACGCTGCTCCGGATGGAGCCCGGTGTTGGTCGCGTGGTCAATGAATTGAGGGTCGACCCGTAG
- a CDS encoding GspE/PulE family protein — protein MDIGDLLVQRGLITADQRTSAVALGNGSAARLDRAVVELGYAAEEDVLEQLADELGMRYVDLTQLDVSPELLAKFPTSPLYKHVLLPLEEKAGKVYVAVSDPFDVEALQELATLTGLKLRAVLAPREQILRQIKEHLGVGGDTINELIRARGDDGVELLEELSAESGELAEQAQSASVIRLVNELLVEALNLGASDVHIEPAERGLTVRFRVDGLLRVQSVPAEINHFFAAIVTRLKIMAHLNIAEKRLPQDGRIQLRVSGREIDVRVSIIPMIHGEGIVLRLLDKQRMKFDLESAGMQEKDYKTFRELITMPHGIVLVTGPTGSGKTTTLYSALNAIKTPETKIITVEDPVEYHTQGISQIQVHSRIGLTFAAGLRSILRHDPDVVLIGEVRDSETAQSAIQASLTGHLVFSTLHTNDAPGSFTRLIDMGVEPYLVASTVEGILAQRLLRTLCKHCKQPYVPKEDDIPPEFPEPRPEVLYRAAGCRECSNTGYRGRTGIHELLKTDAVVRRLCIERADAGQIREYCLRQGMTTLRQSGFYKVADGITSIDEVMRVTRGDA, from the coding sequence ATGGATATCGGCGACCTACTTGTTCAACGCGGGTTGATCACCGCCGACCAGCGCACCTCCGCTGTCGCGCTCGGTAACGGTTCTGCCGCGCGGCTCGATAGGGCCGTCGTCGAGTTGGGGTACGCCGCTGAAGAAGACGTGTTGGAACAACTGGCCGACGAGCTCGGCATGAGATACGTCGACCTCACGCAGTTGGACGTCTCACCCGAGTTGCTCGCGAAGTTCCCGACATCGCCGCTCTACAAGCACGTTCTGCTGCCGCTCGAAGAAAAAGCGGGCAAAGTGTACGTCGCCGTCAGCGATCCGTTCGATGTCGAAGCGTTGCAGGAATTGGCCACGCTGACTGGCCTTAAACTGCGTGCGGTACTGGCTCCACGCGAGCAGATTTTGCGGCAGATTAAAGAGCACCTCGGCGTCGGCGGCGACACGATCAATGAACTGATCCGTGCCCGAGGTGACGACGGTGTCGAACTCCTTGAGGAGCTTTCGGCCGAGTCCGGGGAACTCGCCGAGCAGGCACAATCCGCTTCCGTCATTCGGCTCGTCAACGAACTGCTCGTCGAAGCGCTCAATTTAGGGGCAAGCGACGTGCATATCGAACCGGCCGAACGCGGATTGACGGTTCGATTTCGTGTCGACGGCCTCCTCCGAGTCCAGTCGGTGCCGGCGGAAATTAATCATTTCTTCGCCGCGATCGTGACCCGCCTGAAGATCATGGCGCATCTTAATATTGCGGAGAAGCGACTGCCGCAGGACGGACGGATTCAACTCCGCGTGTCGGGTCGAGAAATCGACGTCCGTGTTTCGATTATCCCCATGATTCACGGCGAAGGCATCGTGCTGCGCCTGCTCGATAAACAGCGGATGAAGTTCGACCTCGAGTCGGCCGGGATGCAGGAAAAGGATTACAAGACATTTCGCGAACTGATCACGATGCCGCACGGAATTGTGCTCGTGACCGGCCCGACCGGTAGCGGTAAGACGACGACGCTTTACTCGGCGCTCAATGCGATTAAAACACCCGAGACGAAAATTATCACGGTCGAAGATCCGGTCGAATATCACACGCAGGGCATCAGCCAGATTCAGGTTCACAGCCGGATCGGCCTGACGTTCGCCGCGGGACTGCGGAGCATTCTCCGACACGACCCGGATGTCGTGCTGATTGGCGAAGTCCGAGACAGCGAGACCGCCCAGAGCGCGATCCAAGCGTCGCTGACCGGACACCTCGTCTTCAGCACGCTCCACACAAATGATGCACCGGGATCTTTTACACGGCTCATCGACATGGGTGTCGAACCCTATCTCGTGGCCAGCACGGTTGAAGGCATCCTCGCTCAACGGCTGCTCCGAACATTGTGCAAGCACTGCAAGCAGCCATATGTGCCGAAAGAGGACGACATTCCGCCCGAGTTCCCCGAACCTCGGCCCGAAGTGCTTTATCGCGCGGCCGGTTGCCGAGAATGCAGCAACACCGGCTACCGGGGCCGGACGGGAATCCATGAACTGCTTAAGACTGATGCAGTCGTCCGGCGGCTCTGTATCGAACGGGCCGACGCCGGACAGATTCGCGAATACTGTCTCCGACAGGGTATGACGACCTTGCGACAGTCGGGGTTTTATAAAGTCGCCGACGGAATCACCAGCATCGACGAAGTCATGAGAGTCACACGCGGCGATGCCTGA
- a CDS encoding secretin N-terminal domain-containing protein, with translation MAAHRNSLRWIVSACFLGVLTILPVSAQAQRGGGFGRPQTPLMYLRDEDVQQELGITEEQRSELMDIVSRTFSQSGNMFENFRRMRSAETDEERNRIREEIRSQMQERIKEIEVDAQRVISGGQFSRLKQIALQAQGSRAIAQEELQQELGLSEDQRSKVSELNDQRSEALRALGRDADPEESQRIRDDFDGKIQEVLTDDQKSQWKQKMGEPSEAAQKMVQNRGGGDRNRTRRGGRDEDNDSERRGPPGSRQDVENKPESRSASRGEDNAQQDDSADDLPTGDETPVVVNTPETQVPDGAEVTASFGSDAGTTGQATEETGKISFNFRYAPWPDVLRLFAEVGGLTLDLNEVPQGTFSYYDPNSYTPTEAIDVINGYLLPKGFILVRRDNFLVSVDVSEGIAPNLVPDVSLEELDNRGKNELLSVVIPLSGIDAEKAAEEAQALLGPQGTVASLSASNAIAVTDIGANLRRIRDLLEKATLREGPTDMAFRSFKVRNIPVSEAERTIRNLFGIGSGVPNVSAAASGERDRDRRRSSWDRRREDDGRRDQSGQAQASDPTIQIASDSRTNTLLVSATIAKLTMIEQVLQTVDVGGEGSDFVDEVKDNKPFLRVYELEEADAFEVSKTLNALMPGVVVNEDARNDLLHIFASPADQKEAEQLIRQLDGLGGGQSVAVMPLSTADPASTALVLRSLFAGDEDRAPKIEADNFGRRIMVRGTPDQITQVRSLLTQLGENGQAGQQSLVSGKGPIRMIPLGGRDPSDLLPLIERLWNASGRANIRVVVPSDEGESRRPSSRLEATDIGSDRGPTIRSATLLQSTANETDEPDASDGDADFEDWAREIFGESPDDGAAPKSQSGGESTRPMTSSPNSTGNDEADRRSQASAPPEVTVTVRGGQLMLLSEDEDILDQLEQLVQSLMLTSKPQTQWTVFYLRTADATTSASMLQQLFPDATIGGGLLLGSSSSADGLSPLGSDPTVEIIPETRLNALFVRGPKQTVDRMEEVLKLLDSAELPESLRDRVPRTIPVAYADVSEVAAILKDVYADQMGDNDRGRDANRGRGQRGGNGSNPFEAMLGGMQAASRPTEVRVSIGVDTQTSQIVVSANEATFNEISRLVETLDDSARAANRTVRVMSVNKENSLLIQQALGSVIPKVRVSTTGTPQSGRSASPSSSSSARSGDDAAAAQARDAIRQQMLERFRQTQGGGGRPAGAEAQNRGGNQRGSGGGDRGNRGQRGRR, from the coding sequence GTGGCTGCCCATCGAAATTCGCTCCGCTGGATCGTGTCCGCATGCTTTTTGGGCGTGCTGACGATTCTCCCCGTCAGCGCTCAAGCGCAGCGCGGTGGCGGATTCGGTCGACCGCAAACGCCACTGATGTACTTGCGCGATGAGGATGTCCAGCAGGAACTCGGCATCACCGAGGAGCAGCGATCCGAGCTGATGGACATCGTCTCGCGAACGTTTTCCCAAAGCGGGAACATGTTCGAGAATTTCCGCCGGATGCGATCGGCCGAGACTGATGAAGAGCGAAACCGCATTCGCGAAGAGATTCGCTCCCAAATGCAGGAGCGGATCAAGGAGATCGAAGTTGACGCCCAGCGTGTGATTTCCGGCGGGCAGTTTTCTCGTTTGAAGCAGATCGCGCTGCAGGCGCAGGGATCGCGAGCGATCGCGCAGGAAGAATTACAGCAAGAACTCGGGCTGAGCGAAGACCAACGGTCAAAGGTCTCGGAACTGAACGATCAGCGGTCCGAGGCACTCCGCGCGTTGGGACGCGATGCCGACCCCGAGGAGTCGCAGAGGATCCGCGATGATTTCGACGGCAAGATTCAGGAAGTGCTGACCGACGATCAGAAGTCCCAATGGAAACAAAAGATGGGTGAGCCTTCGGAAGCCGCTCAGAAGATGGTGCAGAATCGCGGCGGAGGCGACCGCAATCGCACTCGACGCGGCGGAAGAGATGAAGACAACGACTCTGAACGACGCGGCCCGCCGGGAAGTCGCCAAGACGTCGAGAACAAACCTGAAAGTCGTTCCGCTTCGCGTGGAGAGGACAACGCACAGCAAGACGACTCCGCCGACGATCTACCGACAGGAGATGAGACGCCGGTTGTTGTCAATACCCCGGAAACGCAAGTGCCCGACGGCGCCGAAGTCACAGCTTCATTCGGGTCCGACGCCGGGACGACCGGGCAAGCAACTGAAGAAACCGGGAAGATCTCATTCAACTTTCGCTACGCCCCGTGGCCCGACGTGTTGCGGCTGTTCGCGGAAGTCGGGGGGCTAACGCTCGATCTGAACGAAGTCCCGCAAGGCACGTTCAGCTACTACGACCCGAACAGCTACACCCCGACCGAGGCGATCGACGTCATCAATGGCTATCTGCTGCCCAAGGGATTCATTCTCGTCCGCCGGGATAACTTCCTCGTATCAGTCGACGTGAGTGAAGGCATTGCTCCGAATCTTGTGCCCGATGTCTCTCTCGAAGAACTCGACAACCGAGGTAAGAACGAGTTATTGAGCGTGGTGATTCCCCTCTCGGGCATCGACGCCGAGAAAGCGGCGGAGGAAGCGCAAGCTCTACTTGGTCCTCAAGGAACAGTCGCGTCGCTGAGCGCATCGAATGCGATCGCGGTCACTGACATCGGAGCCAATCTGCGTCGCATCCGCGATCTACTGGAAAAGGCGACGCTGCGAGAAGGGCCGACCGATATGGCATTTCGCAGCTTTAAAGTTCGAAATATCCCGGTATCGGAGGCGGAGCGAACGATTCGCAACCTGTTCGGTATCGGAAGCGGTGTTCCAAACGTGAGTGCAGCGGCCTCGGGGGAGCGAGATCGCGACCGACGCAGATCGTCTTGGGATCGGCGTCGCGAGGATGACGGACGCCGTGATCAGTCCGGCCAGGCTCAGGCGAGCGATCCGACGATTCAGATCGCGTCCGACTCGCGCACCAACACGCTGCTGGTCTCGGCTACGATTGCGAAACTGACGATGATCGAGCAGGTGCTTCAAACGGTCGATGTCGGCGGTGAGGGCAGCGACTTCGTGGACGAGGTCAAAGACAACAAACCGTTTCTGCGAGTCTATGAACTTGAGGAAGCAGATGCTTTCGAGGTGTCGAAGACGCTCAATGCGCTAATGCCCGGTGTCGTCGTCAACGAAGACGCTCGCAATGACCTGTTGCACATCTTCGCCTCGCCAGCCGACCAGAAAGAGGCCGAGCAGTTAATCCGGCAACTCGACGGACTCGGCGGCGGCCAGTCGGTCGCGGTGATGCCGCTCTCGACGGCTGATCCGGCTTCAACCGCTTTAGTACTTCGCTCGCTGTTCGCCGGTGATGAGGATCGAGCCCCAAAGATCGAAGCCGATAACTTCGGCCGACGGATCATGGTCCGTGGCACTCCCGATCAGATCACTCAGGTCCGGTCGCTTCTTACTCAATTGGGCGAGAACGGGCAGGCCGGTCAGCAGTCGTTGGTTTCCGGCAAAGGTCCGATCCGCATGATTCCACTGGGCGGGCGTGATCCGTCCGACCTGTTGCCGTTGATCGAACGGCTGTGGAACGCGTCGGGCCGGGCCAACATCCGCGTTGTCGTCCCGTCGGATGAAGGGGAAAGTCGACGTCCCTCAAGCCGCCTCGAAGCGACTGATATCGGATCCGATCGCGGACCGACGATTCGCTCCGCGACGTTGCTTCAGTCGACCGCAAACGAGACCGATGAGCCGGATGCGAGCGATGGTGACGCCGACTTCGAAGACTGGGCCCGCGAAATCTTCGGCGAGAGCCCTGACGACGGCGCGGCCCCGAAATCGCAAAGCGGCGGCGAATCGACGCGGCCCATGACCTCGTCGCCCAATTCAACCGGCAACGATGAAGCCGACCGCAGGTCGCAAGCATCGGCGCCGCCGGAGGTCACCGTCACCGTGCGAGGTGGCCAATTGATGCTGCTTTCCGAGGACGAAGATATCCTCGATCAGTTAGAGCAACTCGTTCAGTCGCTGATGCTCACTTCCAAGCCACAGACGCAGTGGACCGTTTTTTATCTGCGGACCGCCGACGCGACGACCTCCGCGTCGATGCTGCAACAGCTCTTTCCCGATGCGACGATTGGCGGCGGACTGCTGCTCGGGTCATCGTCATCAGCGGATGGACTATCGCCGCTCGGTTCGGACCCGACAGTCGAGATCATTCCGGAAACACGATTGAACGCACTCTTCGTTCGCGGCCCAAAGCAAACGGTCGACCGCATGGAAGAGGTCCTGAAACTGCTCGACTCGGCCGAACTCCCCGAATCGCTGAGGGACCGGGTCCCGCGGACGATTCCGGTCGCGTACGCCGATGTCAGCGAAGTCGCTGCGATCTTAAAAGACGTGTATGCGGATCAGATGGGTGACAATGACCGCGGCAGAGACGCGAATCGCGGGCGCGGGCAGCGTGGCGGCAACGGTTCGAATCCGTTCGAAGCAATGCTGGGCGGAATGCAGGCGGCTTCGCGGCCCACGGAAGTCCGCGTCTCAATCGGCGTCGATACGCAGACGAGCCAGATCGTCGTCTCAGCAAACGAAGCGACCTTCAACGAGATCAGTCGCTTGGTCGAAACACTCGATGATTCGGCCCGCGCGGCAAATCGGACCGTCCGGGTCATGTCGGTCAACAAAGAGAACTCGCTGCTGATTCAACAGGCACTCGGCTCGGTGATCCCGAAGGTCCGCGTCAGCACGACCGGGACGCCGCAATCAGGTCGCTCAGCGTCACCGAGCAGCTCGTCATCAGCGCGGTCGGGCGACGATGCGGCCGCCGCGCAGGCTCGTGACGCAATCCGGCAGCAAATGCTGGAGCGCTTCCGCCAGACGCAGGGCGGCGGCGGGCGGCCTGCGGGTGCAGAGGCCCAAAACCGTGGCGGCAATCAACGGGGAAGTGGCGGCGGTGATCGCGGAAATCGGGGGCAACGCGGTCGCCGTTAG
- a CDS encoding prepilin-type N-terminal cleavage/methylation domain-containing protein, producing the protein MQSHPQLTHRSPGGFTLIEVVLALALTVVLMAAILSALELNRRLVMTGREEIERARIARAVFQRISRDLRSVTFRVDTIAAEEDGAVVDSADPAAAAGEDSESTTEEEPEEDEATVIGAVDPESSLLAASGGLTGSTDALVMQICRPPRLNYRLSGANGGTSQVSELQSVSYFVASPGAGGLAGAVGDARAEVGLSRLSGDRLAIEQADVEGNLGLLANATEVLAPEITAVYFRYFDGAGWVEAWDSSVTRNLPAAVEVTFVFEAEDQSIETTGFSLDTDESWRGVIALPLAGAYAAEAVTEVTP; encoded by the coding sequence ATGCAATCTCACCCCCAATTAACTCATCGATCACCCGGCGGCTTCACGCTGATCGAAGTCGTGCTGGCTCTCGCCCTGACCGTCGTTTTAATGGCGGCGATTCTTTCGGCCTTGGAACTGAATCGGCGGCTCGTCATGACGGGGCGCGAGGAGATTGAACGGGCTCGCATTGCCCGGGCCGTATTCCAACGCATTTCTCGCGATCTGCGATCGGTCACGTTCCGCGTCGATACGATTGCCGCCGAGGAGGATGGGGCGGTCGTCGACTCCGCCGACCCCGCTGCTGCGGCGGGAGAGGACTCTGAATCGACGACTGAAGAGGAGCCCGAGGAGGACGAGGCAACGGTGATCGGCGCCGTCGATCCGGAATCATCACTGCTCGCCGCATCGGGAGGTTTGACCGGCAGTACCGATGCGCTGGTGATGCAAATCTGCCGGCCGCCGCGGCTTAACTACCGACTGTCCGGAGCCAATGGCGGCACTTCGCAGGTCAGTGAATTGCAGTCGGTCTCCTATTTTGTTGCCTCGCCCGGCGCTGGTGGACTGGCGGGAGCCGTGGGCGATGCCCGCGCGGAAGTCGGCCTTTCGCGGCTATCAGGAGATCGGCTCGCCATTGAACAAGCCGATGTTGAAGGCAATCTCGGACTGCTGGCCAACGCTACGGAAGTCCTCGCACCTGAGATCACCGCGGTTTACTTTCGCTATTTCGATGGCGCCGGCTGGGTCGAAGCGTGGGACTCCTCTGTCACCCGCAACCTGCCCGCGGCAGTCGAAGTCACGTTTGTATTCGAGGCCGAGGACCAGTCTATTGAAACGACAGGGTTCTCACTCGATACGGACGAGTCTTGGCGCGGCGTGATCGCGCTGCCTCTCGCGGGCGCCTACGCGGCGGAAGCGGTAACGGAGGTGACGCCGTGA
- the gspG gene encoding type II secretion system major pseudopilin GspG — translation MKSHNIRIRRAGFTLLEVLLVLAILGVIAAMVVPQLLGRQKKAMIDTTKNSISAMEQAAKLYAIDHDGEYPQGGQDAVALLLEPVDDDGKAIEPYLEKTPADAWETPLLYEYPNSKGGRATKPAIWSAGPNKRNEDGGGDDINNWSET, via the coding sequence ATGAAGAGTCATAACATTCGAATCCGCCGCGCCGGCTTCACGCTGCTCGAAGTGCTGCTCGTGCTCGCCATCCTGGGCGTCATCGCGGCGATGGTCGTGCCGCAGTTATTGGGGCGGCAGAAGAAGGCCATGATCGACACAACTAAGAACAGCATCTCGGCGATGGAGCAGGCGGCGAAGCTCTACGCGATCGACCATGATGGCGAGTACCCACAGGGTGGGCAGGACGCAGTCGCGCTGCTGCTTGAGCCGGTCGATGACGATGGCAAAGCGATCGAGCCCTATCTTGAAAAAACACCCGCGGACGCGTGGGAGACGCCTCTGCTCTACGAATACCCGAACTCCAAGGGCGGCCGCGCGACAAAGCCCGCCATCTGGTCGGCCGGACCGAACAAGCGAAATGAAGACGGGGGCGGTGACGACATCAATAATTGGAGCGAGACGTGA
- a CDS encoding prepilin-type N-terminal cleavage/methylation domain-containing protein, which translates to MSSAGRTSPHSRGKQTQRRAFTLFELLLVLAVLAVIAGMVVPTLSGAMSTRPLRGAADQIRQVLTTARRDAIDAGVPMRFEFETGTNIFRVALLFDVSAGAVESTAIETPPGVTFIGEDRLDGDIVFAESEGLSLTAQSDAAAVFFYPDGTSDSAQIRLVDDANHSIVIKLRGLTGAVTVGSIGRGGGP; encoded by the coding sequence GTGAGTTCGGCCGGCCGCACATCACCGCATTCGCGAGGGAAACAGACGCAGCGCCGGGCATTTACGCTGTTCGAGCTGCTGCTGGTTCTCGCGGTCTTGGCAGTGATTGCCGGCATGGTCGTGCCGACGCTCTCCGGCGCAATGTCGACGCGACCGCTTCGCGGCGCAGCAGATCAAATCAGGCAGGTACTTACAACAGCAAGGCGGGACGCGATCGATGCGGGCGTCCCCATGCGATTCGAATTCGAAACGGGAACGAACATATTTCGTGTCGCACTGTTGTTCGACGTGAGTGCTGGGGCGGTCGAATCAACCGCTATAGAAACGCCCCCCGGAGTGACATTTATTGGAGAGGACAGGCTCGACGGCGATATCGTATTTGCGGAATCCGAGGGTCTCAGTTTGACTGCTCAGAGCGACGCCGCTGCCGTCTTCTTTTATCCCGACGGCACTTCCGACTCAGCGCAGATCAGACTCGTCGATGACGCGAATCACTCGATCGTGATCAAACTTCGCGGGTTGACCGGCGCGGTCACCGTAGGCTCGATCGGTCGCGGAGGCGGGCCATGA